AGTTGTTGGAGAGGAGGTCAATGGCCTTCTTGAAGTAGAGCGCCGCGTCGGACCACTTCCCCTTCGCCGCGGCCAGCATCCCTAGCTTGTTGTACCCCCGGTGGTAACGGGGGTTTTCCTCCACGACCTTGATGAACACCGCCTCCGCATCCATCAGCTTGTTCTGCCGCATGTAGATGACGCCCATGTTGTAATAGGACTCGTAGCGGCTGAACATGCCCGGCGTGTTGACTACCTCGCGCAAGACCGTCAACGCCTGCTCATCCTGATTGAGTTGCATGTGGCACACGCCCATGGCGTTCAGAACGGCCACGCGGTTTTCCGACGTGCCTGGTCCCTGCCGAAGGGCCGCTTCCAGCTTGGCCAGGGCCTCCGTGAAGCGGCTTTCCGAAAGGTAGAACAGGGCGTCCGCGTAGGAGTACTTGGCCTG
This region of Acidobacteriota bacterium genomic DNA includes:
- a CDS encoding tetratricopeptide repeat protein, which translates into the protein MKWKRASTLLVVAVLTTACGPRKPPSVPGDAPPTPRAEGTLPGDEHIKNPEVAYNMALEFAGQRNFEAAHHYIALASRMEPQAKYSYADALFYLSESRFTEALAKLEAALRQGPGTSENRVAVLNAMGVCHMQLNQDEQALTVLREVVNTPGMFSRYESYYNMGVIYMRQNKLMDAEAVFIKVVEENPRYHRGYNKLGMLAAAKGKWSDAALYFKKAIDLLSNNYEGLQSDGAEIYFHYGEALYQEKLYPQARAALLEVLKIAPEGPFGQSAKRILQEMGEGR